In Thermococcus bergensis, one DNA window encodes the following:
- a CDS encoding SWIM zinc finger family protein, translating to MEKKTLQKGKSYYKKGKVLWVLKYKEKLFSKVLGTYPYYVEVDLAKDSSRCTCPQGKDCKHAAATIVAFEEGFYVESHEPVSEFFPEAALKRYLLHDNPELGLEIVLKELHYQISNDESGSEVAKLLREALKLFTLAPSKEIGFQILEIFKEFKRLFSDYNLTRELEMEVKETLEGCSL from the coding sequence ATGGAGAAGAAAACACTGCAGAAAGGTAAGAGCTACTACAAAAAAGGGAAGGTTTTATGGGTTCTCAAATACAAAGAAAAGCTGTTTTCGAAGGTTTTGGGTACTTATCCTTATTATGTGGAAGTTGATCTGGCAAAAGACTCAAGCAGATGCACCTGTCCACAGGGAAAGGACTGCAAGCATGCCGCTGCCACAATAGTGGCTTTTGAAGAAGGATTTTACGTAGAAAGCCATGAACCAGTCTCAGAGTTTTTTCCAGAGGCGGCTTTAAAGAGATACCTGCTTCACGACAATCCGGAACTGGGACTTGAGATTGTTTTAAAGGAGCTCCACTATCAGATAAGCAACGACGAGAGCGGGAGTGAAGTTGCCAAACTCTTGAGGGAGGCGCTAAAACTCTTTACTCTTGCTCCGTCTAAGGAAATAGGCTTCCAGATATTGGAAATTTTTAAAGAATTCAAGAGGCTTTTTTCGGACTACAACCTAACCAGAGAGCTGGAAATGGAAGTTAAAGAAACTCTAGAAGGCTGCTCTCTTTGA
- the rgy gene encoding reverse gyrase: MKAIYRGMCPNCEDRISDSRLYKKHPCEVCLDEEIKAEVYFDLIKGIRDALKLKGTLKHWEELYSLERKLKEAEELFEKATDFTFWSAQKTWVKRLVRGKSFSIIAPTGMGKSVFGAFMSVYYAKKNKKSYIVLPTTPLVIQTIKRVQTFAEKAGVSVNLAYYHGNMKKKEKEEMLQKIQSGEFDVLITSAQYLARNFDILKDKKFDFIFVDDVDAFLKASKNIDRSLILLGFTEEIIQKAWEIIKLKKQMAKYLNGNSSDKNEKLKELNKQINAIEKEIRKFKRENKIGVLIVASATGSARGDRIKLYRELLDFEVGSGRSALRNVVDSYLFPEKPIEEHVKELLETLGPGGLIFVPVDQGIAYAEKLTKYLQDLGFKVELVSAKNKKGLEKFEKGEVDYLIGVATYYGSIVRGLDLPHLIRYAIFTGVPKFRFSIDLEQPTIYRVLGLMSEVMEFLEDEDRREAEKLYARLRRLIRNIPQFEILKIEEALAEGLPLEGFSNHVLGVFREAVEFLRNVLRKPEVLKRIEEDPFVSLKKEEGKWYIEIPDVRTYIQATGRTSRLFAGGITKGLSVLIVDNEKILNGLKRQMRWRFAEFDMKPFNELNLEEILKEIDADREKVRLIMEGKIAEKTKDLVKSALMIVESPNKARTIAGFFGQPSKRRIGDLVAYEVSIGDLMLTILASGGHMFDLVTTEGYHGVLIKENDGKLYFIPVYDTLKRCRDCGHQFVDWEEKGVCPKCGSRDVRDALENVVAMREIAQEVDEILIGTDPDVEGEKIAWDIRNVLSPYTPTIKRIEFHEVTRPAILKALKEARDVNEGRVNAQLVRRIEDRWIGFELSQKLWEVFENTYLSAGRVQTPVLGWIIERYREFVESETDFMRLTLENDLEVTLEGAKEEVQEVVVEDVQLEERELNPLPPYTTDTLLQDASRFLGFSTDYTMRLAQDLFELGLVTYIRTDSTHVSNVGLEVAKEYITEEIGEDYFAPRKWGEEGAHECIRPTRPIDTGRLMQLLRDGIITLARSLTRDHFRLYDMIFRRFMTSQMKAAKILYEKAVIDAKVAKAEVEGYVEILFDGWTKLRAPPLRQIPKLEKGQIIKVKEIKKWRAPKVPLFTQGDIIALMKERKIGRPSTYAKIVKTLLDRHYVIETKGRKKLVPTELGTKVYHYLISKYKELVSEERTRQLEELMDLVEENKVDYQEILNDMYKEIRKYIAS, encoded by the coding sequence ATGAAGGCCATATACAGAGGCATGTGTCCTAACTGTGAGGATAGAATAAGTGACTCACGTTTATACAAGAAGCATCCCTGCGAGGTATGTCTTGATGAGGAAATAAAAGCTGAGGTATATTTTGACCTGATAAAAGGGATTAGAGATGCCCTAAAGCTAAAAGGGACTTTAAAACACTGGGAAGAACTGTATTCTCTTGAGAGAAAGTTAAAAGAGGCTGAAGAACTTTTCGAGAAAGCCACTGACTTCACTTTCTGGAGCGCCCAAAAAACCTGGGTCAAACGTTTAGTGAGAGGAAAGAGCTTTTCTATAATCGCCCCCACTGGAATGGGAAAGAGCGTTTTTGGGGCTTTTATGTCAGTTTATTATGCAAAAAAGAATAAAAAATCGTACATAGTCCTGCCAACAACACCTTTGGTAATTCAAACAATCAAGAGAGTTCAGACATTTGCAGAAAAAGCCGGGGTAAGCGTTAACTTAGCTTACTACCACGGAAACATGAAGAAAAAAGAAAAGGAAGAAATGCTCCAGAAGATACAGAGCGGAGAGTTTGACGTCCTCATAACCTCTGCACAGTATTTAGCGAGGAATTTTGACATCTTAAAGGATAAAAAGTTTGACTTTATATTCGTGGATGACGTTGATGCCTTCCTCAAAGCCTCAAAGAACATAGACCGCTCCCTCATTCTCCTCGGCTTTACCGAAGAGATCATTCAAAAGGCCTGGGAAATTATAAAGCTCAAAAAACAGATGGCGAAATACCTCAACGGCAACAGTAGTGACAAGAATGAAAAGCTAAAAGAGCTGAACAAGCAGATAAATGCCATTGAGAAGGAGATTAGAAAGTTCAAGCGTGAAAATAAGATAGGAGTTCTAATTGTAGCATCCGCCACAGGAAGTGCAAGAGGGGACAGAATAAAGCTTTACCGTGAGCTTCTCGATTTTGAAGTGGGAAGCGGCAGATCTGCACTGAGAAACGTCGTGGACAGCTATCTCTTCCCAGAAAAGCCCATAGAAGAGCATGTCAAAGAGCTGTTGGAAACCTTAGGCCCTGGAGGACTCATATTTGTCCCGGTTGATCAGGGAATAGCGTATGCAGAGAAGCTGACGAAGTACCTTCAGGATTTAGGATTCAAGGTGGAATTGGTCTCAGCGAAGAACAAAAAGGGGCTTGAGAAATTCGAGAAGGGAGAGGTTGACTACCTGATAGGCGTTGCTACGTATTACGGTTCCATCGTGAGAGGGCTTGATTTGCCCCACCTAATAAGATACGCCATATTCACCGGTGTTCCAAAGTTCCGGTTCAGCATAGACCTTGAACAGCCCACCATATACAGGGTTTTAGGGTTAATGAGCGAAGTCATGGAGTTTCTCGAAGATGAAGATAGGAGAGAGGCAGAGAAGCTGTATGCCAGACTAAGGAGACTCATAAGAAACATCCCGCAATTTGAAATCCTGAAGATAGAGGAAGCACTTGCAGAAGGCCTGCCCTTAGAAGGGTTCTCAAATCATGTTCTTGGGGTCTTTAGAGAAGCCGTTGAGTTCCTCAGGAATGTGTTAAGAAAGCCCGAAGTTCTAAAGAGGATAGAAGAAGACCCATTTGTAAGCCTCAAGAAAGAGGAAGGAAAATGGTACATAGAGATTCCCGACGTGAGAACGTACATACAGGCCACGGGAAGAACTTCGAGGCTTTTCGCTGGAGGTATCACAAAGGGTCTCAGCGTTTTAATAGTGGATAACGAAAAGATCCTCAACGGACTTAAGAGGCAAATGCGCTGGCGCTTTGCGGAGTTTGACATGAAGCCCTTCAATGAGCTCAACTTGGAGGAGATACTAAAAGAAATCGACGCTGATAGGGAGAAAGTTAGGCTCATTATGGAGGGCAAAATAGCGGAGAAGACAAAAGACCTCGTAAAGTCAGCCCTTATGATTGTGGAGTCACCGAACAAGGCTAGAACCATTGCAGGTTTCTTTGGACAGCCAAGCAAGCGGCGTATTGGGGATTTAGTGGCATATGAAGTAAGCATAGGCGATCTGATGCTCACCATACTGGCAAGCGGAGGGCACATGTTCGATCTCGTTACTACAGAAGGTTACCACGGAGTTTTGATAAAGGAAAATGATGGGAAGCTTTACTTTATCCCGGTTTACGATACCTTAAAGCGCTGTAGAGACTGTGGCCATCAGTTCGTGGACTGGGAAGAGAAGGGGGTATGCCCCAAGTGCGGCTCAAGGGATGTGAGGGATGCCCTTGAAAACGTCGTTGCAATGAGAGAGATTGCCCAAGAAGTTGATGAGATACTGATCGGAACTGATCCCGATGTTGAGGGTGAAAAGATAGCCTGGGACATAAGAAACGTTCTTTCTCCGTATACTCCAACCATAAAGAGAATAGAGTTCCACGAAGTCACGAGGCCGGCTATTCTAAAGGCCCTTAAAGAGGCAAGAGACGTGAATGAGGGAAGGGTAAATGCTCAACTCGTGAGGAGGATAGAAGACAGATGGATAGGGTTCGAGCTCAGCCAGAAGCTCTGGGAAGTCTTTGAGAACACTTACCTCTCAGCTGGGAGAGTCCAAACTCCCGTTCTGGGCTGGATCATAGAGAGATACAGAGAATTCGTGGAAAGCGAAACCGACTTCATGAGGTTAACCCTTGAAAACGATCTGGAAGTGACGCTTGAGGGAGCTAAGGAAGAAGTCCAAGAGGTAGTCGTTGAAGATGTCCAACTGGAGGAAAGAGAACTAAACCCCCTCCCACCATATACAACCGATACTCTGCTCCAGGATGCCTCAAGATTCCTAGGATTTTCAACCGACTACACTATGAGGCTCGCCCAAGACCTATTCGAACTGGGTCTGGTGACTTACATAAGAACGGACTCCACTCACGTAAGCAACGTCGGCCTTGAAGTCGCTAAGGAATACATTACCGAAGAGATTGGCGAGGATTACTTTGCTCCAAGGAAGTGGGGAGAAGAAGGGGCGCATGAGTGTATAAGGCCCACAAGACCCATAGATACCGGAAGGCTCATGCAGCTGCTGAGGGATGGGATAATAACTCTGGCAAGAAGTCTAACAAGGGACCACTTTAGGCTCTATGACATGATATTCAGGCGCTTTATGACTTCCCAGATGAAAGCGGCAAAGATACTCTACGAAAAGGCCGTTATCGACGCAAAAGTAGCAAAAGCGGAAGTGGAAGGCTATGTGGAGATACTCTTCGATGGGTGGACAAAGCTCAGAGCTCCGCCACTGAGGCAGATACCGAAACTTGAGAAGGGACAGATAATTAAGGTTAAGGAAATCAAGAAATGGAGGGCTCCGAAAGTACCTCTGTTCACCCAGGGAGACATAATAGCCCTTATGAAGGAGCGCAAAATCGGAAGGCCATCTACATATGCAAAGATCGTCAAAACTCTCTTGGACAGACACTATGTTATCGAAACGAAGGGAAGGAAGAAGTTGGTGCCAACAGAGCTTGGTACGAAGGTCTATCACTACCTAATAAGCAAATACAAGGAGCTCGTAAGCGAAGAAAGGACCAGACAGCTGGAGGAGCTCATGGATCTCGTGGAGGAGAACAAGGTAGATTACCAGGAAATACTGAACGATATGTACAAGGAAATAAGGAAGTACATCGCTTCTTGA